AATTATAGCAAGTGAGAATCGTTTTCGTCGTTACCCAGTTGAGAACCAAAGACGCGCCGTTCCAGGTTGGACAGCCGCTTTAAGATATCCATGTTGGTAGCTGACGAAACCGGTTGGCTCGCCGCCGACCGGGAACTAATGGAAGAACCGACTTCGACTTGGCGGTTTAATTCGTCCACCTTGGCCTTCAAACGATCATTTTCGTCTTGCAGCCGGGTTACTTCCTTGTTGAAGGCATCGTAATCCTTAATAACATCGTCTAAGAAGGAATCTACGTCATCGACATCGTACCCCTTCCCGATACTCTTCTCCTTAAACTGCTTGTGCAGAATGTCTTGGGGAGTGAATTTAATGTTATCCAATCTCAACACCTCATCTCACTAAGTTATGACTGGTCAATACTTTATTATTCTACCAAAATCTGTCTAAAACTCAAGGGTAACTTTTCATCTTGACCATTTCTTAATGATCAGTCCGTCATTTCCCCCTCGTTTTGCTCGGCCGCCCACTCGTTGGCCGCCTCCTCCAAG
The nucleotide sequence above comes from Limosilactobacillus fermentum. Encoded proteins:
- the gpsB gene encoding cell division regulator GpsB; translation: MDNIKFTPQDILHKQFKEKSIGKGYDVDDVDSFLDDVIKDYDAFNKEVTRLQDENDRLKAKVDELNRQVEVGSSISSRSAASQPVSSATNMDILKRLSNLERRVFGSQLGNDENDSHLL